A single Salmo trutta chromosome 14, fSalTru1.1, whole genome shotgun sequence DNA region contains:
- the LOC115208460 gene encoding acylphosphatase-2 isoform X1, translating into MGSVESLYSLVLSSVVILLAMSTNVDVGGEKLASVDFEIFGNVQGVCFRMYTEDQGKKLGVNGWVKNTREGTVVGQLQGPHDKVNEMKVWLSKVGSPSSRIDHAKFSNERDIPKLEIHGFGTRY; encoded by the exons ATGGGTAGTGTGGAAAGCCTTTATAGTTTAGTTTTATCCTCAGTGGTTATTTTACTTGCCATGTCTACCAACGTTGATGTTGGAGGTGAAAAGCTTGCCTCTGTAGATTTCGAGATATTCGGGAACGTCCAGG GTGTTTGCTTCAGAATG TACACAGAAGACCAGGGGAAGAAGCTGGGTGTTAATGGCTGGGTGAAGAACACAAGAGAAGGAACAGTGGTTGGCCAGTTACAGGGGCCCCATGACAAGGTCAATGAAAT GAAGGTGTGGCTGAGTAAGGTGGGGAGTCCCAGCTCACGCATTGACCACGCCAAGTTCTCTAACGAGAGGGACATCCCCAAACTGGAAATCCATGGCTTTGGCACTCGCTACTGA
- the LOC115208460 gene encoding acylphosphatase-2 isoform X2: MYTEDQGKKLGVNGWVKNTREGTVVGQLQGPHDKVNEMKVWLSKVGSPSSRIDHAKFSNERDIPKLEIHGFGTRY, encoded by the exons ATG TACACAGAAGACCAGGGGAAGAAGCTGGGTGTTAATGGCTGGGTGAAGAACACAAGAGAAGGAACAGTGGTTGGCCAGTTACAGGGGCCCCATGACAAGGTCAATGAAAT GAAGGTGTGGCTGAGTAAGGTGGGGAGTCCCAGCTCACGCATTGACCACGCCAAGTTCTCTAACGAGAGGGACATCCCCAAACTGGAAATCCATGGCTTTGGCACTCGCTACTGA